Part of the Candidatus Thiothrix putei genome, ATGAAGGCATTGGCATCGGGTGGTAAGAACTATGGTTTACTTGATAACGTCCAGCCCAAATACGTTTTTAGGCATTTGCCCTTTGCGAGGTAACAGGCGCTATGATCTTGCAAGATACTTATTTGACTGACCACAAATACCCTTGGATATTATTGGCAACATTAGCGGTATCTATGAGTATTTATTTTTATCCGCCTGATTCGGGGTTAGTTGAGATTGTCAGAGATAGAGGACTAGAGTTGGCGTCAAAAGTACAGACTTTTCCCATGCCAACAACAGCGTTTCCTCGCCACTTAGGGAACGTGGCAAGCGCTAAACCAATCAGACCTAACCGTAATCTTAAAAAAGCTCAACAGACGGCTAATACTAGCAATGCGATGGATAACCGTCCCGTAACAAACATTAACCAAGCATTCCAACAACTGAATCCGACTAATGAGAACCGGAGGGAGGTTTATACAGTTGCAACATTGACGCAATCGACGCTACCTGAGCAAAAACTTCTCCTGATTGAACAGTTGCTGGATTCAAAAGAAATGATAGGCAAAACTGGGGAAGTTTATAATTTGTTGTTGAATGAGAATAACCCAGTCATTATCAAATCCCTGTCTAGGTTGCTTATGAGTTCTTTTGACGAAAACACGGATGTCGTGGGTGTGTTATCGACATTGGTAACAAATGACAAGATTGCGGCGGATGTAATTGATTATATTCCAGAGTTTTTGTCACCGGAGGAAATCCGGGCATTGTATGTGCTGAACAACAACCAGCTTTCTATTGAGCAAAAGGATATGCTGCTGACATATTACATCAACACCTCGATCCTTAACGCAGAAGACCCTTTTGCTGATGCTTACATGAACCAAGAGTACCAATACCGCAGAGCCAACTTGGCAGTTTCACCGAGAGAGACTCTAGCATTGGCCTTGGTGACAGGCCGAGATAATCTGGAGTATGTAGCCATGCAGAAAAGTCATTTCTCAACCCGGCTGATTTTGCGGGAAAAGCCTTTAAATCCAGACCAAGAGACCTTGTTTATGTGGTTTGAGGCTAATCTGATCATTTCGGAGGATGATGCAGATAAGGCTTTATTTATTGAAGCAATGTCTTATGAATTAACGAATGAAGAAAAGCAGGCAATTAATCTGATGTATCCGATGATATTCTAAACATTTAATAGAGCAACCCTACTCCCTGATTTGTTTCTGGATACCTGAATGGCAGATGCTTTAAGATGAGGTAAAACAATACCCCGTCACAGCGGGTAAAGGAGGAGGAAATGGACAAGCTATGGCTGCAAAGCTACCCACCACAAGTCCCGGCAGAAATTGATCTGAGCCAGTACCGTTCGCTGGCAGATTTGTTCCACCGTAGTGTTGAAAAATACCGCGACCGCCCCGCCTTCAGCAATCTGGATAAGGTGCTGAGCTATGCTGAAGTGGATGAATTAACCCGCCAGTTTGCCGCTTACCTGATCCACGGCGCAGGCTTGCAACGCGGCGACCGTATCGCCATCATGATGCCCAACCTGCTGCAATACCCGATTGCATTGTTCGCTGCCTTGCGTGCCGGGCTGGTGGTCGTTAACACCAACCCGCTCTACACTGACCGTGAACTCGAACACCAGTTGAAGGATTCGGGCGCGAAAGCCATTGTCATCCTTGCCAATTTTGCCCATACGCTGGAAGACGTGATGGATGAAATCGGTATCAAAACCATCATTACCACCGAAATCGGCGACTTGCTAGGCTTTCCCAAATCCCTGCTGGTCAACACCGTAGTCAGGTATGTGAAAAAGATGGTTCCTGCCTACCAGTTACCGGAAGCCATCGGTTTCAATCAGGCATTACGGCTGGGCAGGCAGTACACGCACAGCTACCAAGATGCCAACCCCGGACATGAGGACATTGCTTTCCTGCAATACACCGGCGGTACTACCGGTGTTGCAAAAGGTGCAGCGCTCAGCCACCGCAACCTGCTGGCAAACATGCTGCAAGCCGATGCATGGACGAAAGGCTGTTTGGAACACGGCAAGGAAATTTTCATCACCGCCCTACCGCTGTACCATGTGTTTGCCCTGACCGCGAATGCCCTGTTTGCGATAGAAATGGGCGCAAAAAACGTCCTCATCACCAACCCGCGTGACTTACCCGCTTTCCTCAAGGATCTCGCCAAAGAACCGTTCACCTTCATC contains:
- a CDS encoding AMP-binding protein codes for the protein MDKLWLQSYPPQVPAEIDLSQYRSLADLFHRSVEKYRDRPAFSNLDKVLSYAEVDELTRQFAAYLIHGAGLQRGDRIAIMMPNLLQYPIALFAALRAGLVVVNTNPLYTDRELEHQLKDSGAKAIVILANFAHTLEDVMDEIGIKTIITTEIGDLLGFPKSLLVNTVVRYVKKMVPAYQLPEAIGFNQALRLGRQYTHSYQDANPGHEDIAFLQYTGGTTGVAKGAALSHRNLLANMLQADAWTKGCLEHGKEIFITALPLYHVFALTANALFAIEMGAKNVLITNPRDLPAFLKDLAKEPFTFITGVNTLYNAMLNHADIGKVNFSHVKISLGGGMAVQKSVAERWKARTGSVLLEAYGLTETSPAVCINPVTLESYNGMIGLPISSTEVSIRDVNDNEQGVGEAGELWVRGPQVMQGYWQRPDETAKVMPGDGWLKTGDIAVINAQGYVKLVDRLKDMVLVSGFNVYPNEVEEVLAAHPKILEAGVIGVPDEHSGEVVKAFIVKKDDSLTLEELKAYCRKELSAYKCPKQIVFVASLPKSNVGKILRKELRQL